Proteins encoded in a region of the Triticum dicoccoides isolate Atlit2015 ecotype Zavitan chromosome 3A, WEW_v2.0, whole genome shotgun sequence genome:
- the LOC119267998 gene encoding cyclic dof factor 3-like isoform X1: protein MAALRDRGDAAIKLFGRTIPLLDAAAEVVTKLGNDANSNDVMPCVSNKLLNVEATPFCSKNREQNDQAISKHGVEVRTGFKSEEIKTGSDGSGQDKVLKKPDIIVPCPRCNSMETKFCYFNNYNVSQPRHFCRNCQRYWTAGGNIRNVPVGSGRRRNKHASHFRHAMMSCDANIAAPGDVSNEIHHLALPLLPQVLPGPIKENKTVKEFGSQVPVCKPMSSIHNIEEQKDTHLVALASGDNSEEQSCPSPATVSGCSENQTPDSAVKKEPSNVLGYYNGITLPHPHGPALVFPWSPGWNSIAVMAAAQCSTEPIQGLENVKHGLPPWAPPLMMAAPGICTPVVPFPMMPPPLWSCIPGWPNGMWSSPCPGNNGPPNKITCSEDNSPTLGKHSRESDLQEENRENNVQVPKTLRIDDPAEATKSSVRDTLGIKPDEKGLFEPLQMKVLKNDKTPESPQALQANPAAFLRSQSFQERT, encoded by the exons ATGGCCGCGCTTAGGGACCGGGGGGACGCCGCCATTAAGCTCTTCGGCCGCACCATCCCGCTCCTCGACGCCGCGGCCGAG GTTGTCACCAAGCTTGGAAATGATGCAAACAGCAATGATGTCATGCCTTGTGTCTCAAACAAGCTTTTGAATGTCGAAGCAACTCCTTTCTGTTCCAAGAATAGAGAGCAGAATGATCAAGCTATCAGCAAACATGGGGTGGAAGTGAGAACTGGTTTCAAATCTGAGGAGATTAAAACTGGGTCTGATGGATCTGGCCAAGACAAGGTACTCAAGAAGCCTGATATAATCGTGCCATGCCCTCGCTGCAATAGCATGGAAACAAAGTTCTGCTACTTCAACAATTACAATGTTAGCCAGCCTAGGCACTTCTGCAGGAATTGCCAGAGGTATTGGACCGCTGGTGGAAATATTAGGAATGTCCCTGTAGGTTCTGGAAGACGCAGAAATAAGCATGCCTCTCACTTCCGCCATGCTATGATGTCGTGTGATGCTAACATAGCTGCTCCTGGAGATGTTTCCAATGAGATCCACCATCTAGCTCTTCCACTTTTACCGCAGGTTCTTCCAGGGCCAATTAAAGAAAATAAAACAGTAAAGGAGTTCGGATCTCAAGTGCCAGTTTGTAAGCCTATGTCCTCAATCCATAATATTGAAGAACAGAAGGATACTCACCTTGTTGCCTTGGCCTCTGGTGATAATAGCGAAGAACAATCATGTCCATCTCCAGCGACAGTGTCGGGTTGCTCAGAAAATCAGACGCCGGATAGCGCAGTTAAAAAAGAACCAAGCAATGTGTTAGGATACTATAATGGCATCACATTGCCTCACCCTCACGGACCTGCTTTGGTGTTTCCCTGGAGTCCTGGATGGAACAGTATTGCTGTCATGGCAGCTGCTCAGTGCTCAACAGAGCCCATTCAAGGGTTGGAAAATGTGAAGCACGGTCTGCCGCCGTGGGCGCCTCCATTGATGATGGCAGCTCCAGGAATTTGCACGCCTGTTGTTCCCTTTCCTATGATGCCACCACCACTTTGGAGCTGCATTCCTGGTTGGCCTAATGGAATGTGGAGTTCACCATGTCCTGGAAATAATGGCCCTCCAAACAAAATCACATGCTCAGAGGACAATTCTCCTACACTTGGAAAGCATTCAAGAGAATCAGACCTGCAAGAAGAGAATAGGGAAAACAACGTACAGGTCCCTAAAACTCTAAGAATTGATGACCCAGCTGAGGCCACAAAGAGTTCGGTCCGGGATACTCTAGGCATCAAACCTGATGAGAAAGGCTTGTTTGAGCCTTTACAGATGAAGGTTCTAAAAAATGACAAGACACCAGAATCTCCACAGGCTCTGCAGGCCAATCCAGCGGCCTTTTTGCGCTCTCAGTCGTTTCAGGAGAGGACTTGA
- the LOC119267998 gene encoding cyclic dof factor 3-like isoform X2: protein MPCVSNKLLNVEATPFCSKNREQNDQAISKHGVEVRTGFKSEEIKTGSDGSGQDKVLKKPDIIVPCPRCNSMETKFCYFNNYNVSQPRHFCRNCQRYWTAGGNIRNVPVGSGRRRNKHASHFRHAMMSCDANIAAPGDVSNEIHHLALPLLPQVLPGPIKENKTVKEFGSQVPVCKPMSSIHNIEEQKDTHLVALASGDNSEEQSCPSPATVSGCSENQTPDSAVKKEPSNVLGYYNGITLPHPHGPALVFPWSPGWNSIAVMAAAQCSTEPIQGLENVKHGLPPWAPPLMMAAPGICTPVVPFPMMPPPLWSCIPGWPNGMWSSPCPGNNGPPNKITCSEDNSPTLGKHSRESDLQEENRENNVQVPKTLRIDDPAEATKSSVRDTLGIKPDEKGLFEPLQMKVLKNDKTPESPQALQANPAAFLRSQSFQERT from the coding sequence ATGCCTTGTGTCTCAAACAAGCTTTTGAATGTCGAAGCAACTCCTTTCTGTTCCAAGAATAGAGAGCAGAATGATCAAGCTATCAGCAAACATGGGGTGGAAGTGAGAACTGGTTTCAAATCTGAGGAGATTAAAACTGGGTCTGATGGATCTGGCCAAGACAAGGTACTCAAGAAGCCTGATATAATCGTGCCATGCCCTCGCTGCAATAGCATGGAAACAAAGTTCTGCTACTTCAACAATTACAATGTTAGCCAGCCTAGGCACTTCTGCAGGAATTGCCAGAGGTATTGGACCGCTGGTGGAAATATTAGGAATGTCCCTGTAGGTTCTGGAAGACGCAGAAATAAGCATGCCTCTCACTTCCGCCATGCTATGATGTCGTGTGATGCTAACATAGCTGCTCCTGGAGATGTTTCCAATGAGATCCACCATCTAGCTCTTCCACTTTTACCGCAGGTTCTTCCAGGGCCAATTAAAGAAAATAAAACAGTAAAGGAGTTCGGATCTCAAGTGCCAGTTTGTAAGCCTATGTCCTCAATCCATAATATTGAAGAACAGAAGGATACTCACCTTGTTGCCTTGGCCTCTGGTGATAATAGCGAAGAACAATCATGTCCATCTCCAGCGACAGTGTCGGGTTGCTCAGAAAATCAGACGCCGGATAGCGCAGTTAAAAAAGAACCAAGCAATGTGTTAGGATACTATAATGGCATCACATTGCCTCACCCTCACGGACCTGCTTTGGTGTTTCCCTGGAGTCCTGGATGGAACAGTATTGCTGTCATGGCAGCTGCTCAGTGCTCAACAGAGCCCATTCAAGGGTTGGAAAATGTGAAGCACGGTCTGCCGCCGTGGGCGCCTCCATTGATGATGGCAGCTCCAGGAATTTGCACGCCTGTTGTTCCCTTTCCTATGATGCCACCACCACTTTGGAGCTGCATTCCTGGTTGGCCTAATGGAATGTGGAGTTCACCATGTCCTGGAAATAATGGCCCTCCAAACAAAATCACATGCTCAGAGGACAATTCTCCTACACTTGGAAAGCATTCAAGAGAATCAGACCTGCAAGAAGAGAATAGGGAAAACAACGTACAGGTCCCTAAAACTCTAAGAATTGATGACCCAGCTGAGGCCACAAAGAGTTCGGTCCGGGATACTCTAGGCATCAAACCTGATGAGAAAGGCTTGTTTGAGCCTTTACAGATGAAGGTTCTAAAAAATGACAAGACACCAGAATCTCCACAGGCTCTGCAGGCCAATCCAGCGGCCTTTTTGCGCTCTCAGTCGTTTCAGGAGAGGACTTGA